In one window of Triticum urartu cultivar G1812 unplaced genomic scaffold, Tu2.1 TuUngrouped_contig_5426, whole genome shotgun sequence DNA:
- the LOC125529205 gene encoding histone H3.3-like, whose translation MARTKQTARKSTGGKAPRKQLATTIAARKSAPTTGGVKKPHRYRPGTVALREIRKYQKSTDLLIRKLPFQRLVREIAQDFKTDLRFQSHAVLALQEAAEASLVGLFEDTNLCAIHAKRVTIMPKDIQLARRIRGERA comes from the exons ATGGCGCGTACCAAGCAGACCGCCCGCAAGTCCACCGGCGGCAAGGCCCCCCGCAAGCAGCTCGCCACCACCATC GCGGCGAGGAAGTCGGCCCCGACCACCGGCGGCGTCAAGAAGCCCCACCGCTACAGGCCCGGCACGGTGGCGCTGAGGGAGATCCGCAAGTACCAGAAAAGCACGGATCTGCTCATCCGCAAGCTGCCCTTCCAGCGCCTCGTGCGGGAGATCGCCCAGGACTTCAAGACCGATCTGCGGTTCCAGAGCCACGCCGTGCTGGCGCTCCAGGAGGCCGCTGAGGCGTCCCTCGTCGGGCTGTTCGAGGACACCAACCTGTGCGCCATCCACGCCAAGCGCGTCACCATCATGCCCAAGGACATTCAGCTCGCCCGCCGCATCCGTGGTGAACGCGCCTAG